A portion of the Haliaeetus albicilla chromosome 29, bHalAlb1.1, whole genome shotgun sequence genome contains these proteins:
- the LOC138682822 gene encoding blue-sensitive opsin translates to MQKSREGREELPEDFYIPMALDTPNLTALSPFLVPQTHLGSPGVFMGMSAFMFMLIALGVPINALTIFCTAKYKKLRSHLNYILVNLAVSNLLVICVGSTTAFYSFSQMYFALGPTACKIEGFAATLGGMVSLWSLAVVAFERFLVICKPLGNFTFRGSHAVLGCAATWIFGLVASVPPLFGWSRYIPEGLQCSCGPDWYTSNNKWNNESYVIFLFCFCFGVPLAIIIFSYGRLLLTLRAVAKQQEQSATTQKAEREVTKMVVVMVLGFLICWAPYSAFALWVVTHRGQPFDVGLASIPSVFSKASTVYNPVIYVFMNKQFRSCMLKLVFCGKSPFGDEDDVSGSSQATQVSSVSSSQVSPA, encoded by the exons ATGCAGAAGTCGCGGGAGGGCCGGGAGGAGCTCCCGGAGGACTTCTACATCCCCATGGCGCTGGACACCCCCAACCTGACGGCGCTGAGCCCCTTCCTGGTGCCCCAGACCCACCTGGGCAGCCCCGGGGTCTTCATGGGGATGTCGGCCTTCATGTTCATGCTGATCGCCCTGGGGGTGCCCATCAACGCCCTCACCATCTTCTGCACCGCCAAGTACAAGAAGCTGCGCTCCCACCTCAACTACATCCTGGTCAACCTGGCCGTCTCCAACCTGCTGGTCATCTGCGTCGGCTCCACCACCGCCTTCTACAGCTTCTCCCAGATGTACTTCGCCCTGGGGCCCACCGCCTGCAAGATCGAGGGCTTCGCCGCCACCCTCGGAG gcatGGTGAGCCTCTGGTCGCTGGCGGTGGTGGCCTTTGAGCGGTTCCTGGTGATCTGCAAGCCCCTGGGCAACTTCACCTTCCGGGGCAGCCACGCCGTCCTGGGCTGCGCCGCCACCTGGATCTTCGGCCTCGTTGCTTCTGTGCCCCCCCTCTTCGGCTGGAGCAG gtacATCCCCGAGGGGCTGCAGTGCTCCTGCGGCCCCGACTGGTACACCTCCAACAACAAGTGGAACAACGAGTCCTACgtcatcttcctcttctgcttctgcttcgGCGTGCCCCTCGCCATCATCATCTTCTCCTACGGGCGCCTGCTCCTCACCCTGCGCGCG GTGGCGAAGCAGCAGGAGCAGTCGGCCACGACGCAGAAGGCGGAGCGGGAGGTGACCAagatggtggtggtgatggtgctGGGCTTCCTCATCTGCTGGGCGCCCTACTCGGCCTTCGCCCTCTGGGTGGTGACGCACCGGGGCCAGCCCTTCGACGTGGGGCTGGCCTCCATCCCCTCCGTCTTCTCCAAGGCCTCCACCGTCTACAACCCCGTCATCTACGTCTTCATGAACAAGCAG ttccGCTCCTGCATGCTGAAGCTGGTGTTCTGCGGGAAGAGCCCCTTCGGGGACGAGGACGACGTCTCGGGATCCTCGCAGGCCACCCAGgtctcctccgtctcctccaGCCAGGTCTCGCCCGCGTAG